ACTCCTTTAGGCTAATACTCAGTAAAATCGAGTTATCAGTTTTTACTTAAGGGAGTTGCACTGAATTAGTTGACAGCCAATGATTCGGCTTTCTAGAAGAAATTATGGGCACTAGAAATTCCTAACATagtgaagaattttgtttgGCGAGCTTGCACGGAAGCTCTACCAACGAAAGCCAACTTATGCCGCAAGAAAATTGCCCAAGATGTGCTGTGTGAGAGCTGTAAGGTGAGGAATGAGGATGGCTCACATGctgttttcttttgttctaaTGTGCGGGAAGCTTAGAGGTCTGATCCACTGTGGAGTTGGCTCTCAGCATTGGAaggaaaattagaaaaagatGTTTTTACACACGCATTCGCAGAGAACAAAGACCCAGCATTGCTAGCTTTCACGGGGTGGGCATTTTGGAACCGAAGAAATCAGACTCGATTCAAGGAAGCTGTGTGTCCGCTGTTGAGGGCTATTTTTTCGGCCCACATGGcattacttcattggcaactcatgccacatcaacatattattggttttttgggtaaatctcaTTTAACTACATGGGTTGAGTTCACATGGCCCGCGAGATCCTTACTTCAAGAAATGGATTCATGATCCACATTTCctcttcatcaattgggatcataaccccacgacatcatcaacatcaacacaTGGATCGGGCTtaagcaatgaatcaaagctcacggcccatattacctctctcatactcatggcaagcggcttcttcaacaaaagctcatatttacataaaatgacaacaaaacccgaggtacgtcatctcatcttcggcttatgatccaagtTCATAAGTTTCTTTAGGAAAACTTTGGaagtcgtggtttggagggccaagaggtatATTCAGTAAAGCTTCAtcggtttaaagttgataaaagagacatgttgcttggcatgtcttctcCAACTCTCTGAACTTTGCTGAGTTTGTATGTAGCAAGTAACATATGAtaagcatctcttatcacatagcacttTAGATGATAAATTCCCCATTGctctttttctaaaatttaatattcatcatatgaTAAATACTCAATATTCACAGCCATATAATTGCTGAGAAAATAACTGTTCATTCAATCCCCAGCTGTTACTATACAAATTtggaaacttcattatattattctacataaatcttattactactttcagctaaaatccaactcaaacacatggcctaatctgattagctatctttaatctccaactatatataaaatattcatgatatctctAATACCCAGTTGCTATCTGCCACAATCAGACCATATATTTCTCTGCCAGTTGCCAAAGCAGAACATTAAATACTCTTtttgctcaccaagattaagtcacaacacaatgagaccttAACTAGATCTCTAAAGCTTCGTTAACTTTCAACCAACCATTCTATTACCTActagaaatgtgttgtaatggaaccttgcaccaaaaacacaaacacccaaaagggAAACATTTCCAGTAGAACTCTAGCAGTGTattcagcacttgacacctAGTTGAAAGTGATATCATCGgccatttaatgctgaaatccTAGCAACCAACTACtatacccaaaatagcaagatatccttgaaagagatcttaccattttcagccaaatccataaaataaatgCTGAATGTCCTCTCCAGCCATCTGAAATCACCCAGCTAACCTCATCTGCTTCTGCTCAAAGCAACAACTGTCTTATAACAGCTGTGACAGCTATCTCATGATAGCTGTCATAGCTTTTCTTGACAGTTGGGACAGCTTTTTCAAAGCAGATGTAATAGCTGACCCAGCAGCCTTAGCATTACTGATTTTTCACGtttggctaaaaccaaaactAACTAAAGTAACTatctttttcttgccaaaataccTTCCTTTTCTGCTGTTCTTTCCCCAGTAGCTCTTACccaaaacaacaagaacatCTTAAAGCTAAACATATCATTTTTGGTCAAATCTTAGGATGGATTCTCTGAAGATTCATTACTATTTGGGGCAGATTTTGACTAAGATTATTTgctaaaccccccccccccttaaaCTCAGCTAAATAGAACCCACCATCAACACCTCAAAGGGGAAACCAAGGGAGAAGAacaactctctcaaaaaacttctctattctctctccctccaatTATCTTCTTAAGCTTTTAATGAAGTTCTGAGATTTTAATTTCCAAATTAAGAACAAAACTCTTTTGCCCTTAGCTCATAAATGGTCTTCATAAGCCTTTATCCATTCTTTAGTAGACTTACCCAGCAGCCCTGCtaaactctttctctctcactgcCCATACTACCAAATGACTCATTACTTACTACATACACTCTTTCTAAGCTACATATACTCTCTCTAAGACCACACCCCTAGCTCTCAAATACTCCCTTACTCCCCACTTATGAGCTCTTTATAAGCTCCTGTTCATCCCAGCAATAAATCCCAACAACattgctaaacacactacaGCACTATTACCCCTTTTATgctcattctctcactctccataTTCAGAAAGTACACCTATCTTATTGCTCCTATCTCCAAATACCTAAACACATCTCCTATCTCCAAATACCTAAACACATCTCCATtctcttctcttacaaaatctttcctcttggaaagcaatctctacaacttctccaactattataatctcatatttttactatccttaatctccatatttctcatacttccatatatcatacatattacaaatactacatcTCACAAAACATCTATATCTTTTACAATCTCCACACTTCTTAAGAGATATCAAGTACTCATACTAAAAGCTCTTCTCATGAAAGGCATGAATTTCTATTACTaaagcccttctcttagaaggcaccaagatctTACATTAAAGCCCTTCTCTTATAAGGCACAAATACTCtatacaaaagcccttctcatagAAGACAatactattcataacttcacaacaactaaaagggCATTGTCAAgggaaaaactcatttaagtaCATGATAAGAGGGGTAAGCTTAACCAACCCCTACACACAGCTGggcatactctctctccctccaattgcacccatttttcccttTGATCTTGAAATTATCATAGCAAACTGCATCTCTACTGCTGGAATCACTTTGCGGGGATATAATCAACTCACTAACGCTATACAGCTGGAGCTACAAagcatacaaagataagtgattttgcttccatatctttaaatatacattattgagtacatgattacttcacatttaaatacatattactttattccaactactattacaactattaaccaaggcttaaactcatttaaatgcataataaaaggggcaagcttaactagcctctatTGCTGGCATTCTGTTAGAATCCTATCAGCTCACTAATGCAACACAACTGGAGCAATAAACCATATAAAAATAAGTGAttttgcttccatatctttaaatttacttcattgagtacatgattactttaactttaaataaatactactttatctcaACCGTTAttacaactactaatcaaagctatcatatcaaacacatattatatatttattcaaccattatcatgattcttagactttagttttaatggttttgtaggcttaaaagtaCGCCGGTAGCCGTTGGATCAtgtggcccaatgttgagtttcGGAACGCAACTCTCCAAACGAACCCAAGTCTAGCAAAATCACCCCTTCAAAGGACTACACGTGGCCAAGCAATCGAAAAAGACCTCCGAACATCGGCTAAACCAAATCCTCAGTTTGTCGAAGGAAAGGATGGCTGAGTTTCAACACACCCTCCCAGCCAACCTGAAGCTAGGACACAAAAAGCATACCAAATGGAAGCCGCCAGATCTAGATTAACAAATGTGCAATCATACATTGACAAATGTGCAAGTTGTGTCAAAGTGTATTGCAACATTTGTGTGAGTCCCATAGAATAACCGGTACAAGTCAATTAAAGAAGCATAGTATATGCTTGTTTGCTTTGGATGCTTGTTTTACTTTTCAATGCAGTGAAACCCAATGGATTCCTCCTAGTGCATTGGCtaaaaaaatccatatttttatttgttggtCCATGAGTCCGTCTGTGGAAGTTCTCTCACTGCTATGCATTCAAACTATCCGTGTAAGATCCAAGTTCTAACGATGTGAGAAATGTCCAAGCAGGAAAAGGCACATAGATTTTGCTACAGTAGCTTTTTTTGGGCCTCGAATTTTAGTGGGCTTTCTCATGGCTGTACTATGTTTTTGTTTAGCCCAATGACAGTATGCTCTTCTTTATATCTCTATGACTATGAGTACGAggtccagagagagagagagagagtgagtgaaaCATAAACAGTGTGCTCTTCTTTATATCTCTATTTATTGGGTCGTTGATTGCTTGGCATAAAGCAACGCACCTGGTCCCATGGCCATGGGTATCACAGAAAAATATCAACTCCTTTTCAATGAGAAgcacaaactcaaaaacaagaaTCTTTTTACAAGTAAAAGCCGAAAAGGCCCACCGTTGAAGTGAAAGAAAAATCTTGCCAATTCATCTTCTATCATCAGTACCATCATCATCCACTCTGCTTCTCATGGGTAATCCACTCTAACCAATCAAAATCCAGGAAACTCCATCATAAAGACACTAATAGATAGGCAAGTAGACCACACCATTGCATTGCCTCTCTCTGTTCACATCCTGCAAAGCAAACTCAACCTCAAAATTAACTCACACACTCTATAGACTCCTACACCACCCATTTTGTCACGTGTTCCTCACTCCACCACTAACCATAAAAACCAACTATTTCATTTCTCAACACCTTTACACACAAAAATATAAAGCCAGGACCTTAGCCttcctaagaaaagaaaaaatacagaAAGAAGAGGATGAAACACTGAATTCGAAACTAAAGCACAGACCACtcccttcctctctctcttttatctcCACTATCATTTACAGACACTGAGAGTGAAACCCTTTACTCAATTTTCTTAAATGGCTTCTTTAGTCTCTTCACCATTTACGTTACCAACCTCCAAAGCTGACCacctttcttctctctctacaaAGCATTACTTTCTTCACTCTTTCCTCCCCAAGAAACCCCACCAAACCAACCCATCAAAGTCCTccattttaaaagtaaaatgtgCAGCAATTGGCAATGGCCTATTCACGCAAACCAGCCCAGAAGTTCGTAGAATTGTCCCAGACAACAAACAGGGTCTCCCTACAGTCAAAATTGTCTATGTAGTCTTAGAAGCACAATACCAATCATCACTCACAGCCGCAGTCCAGGCTCTCAACCAAAACCAGAGGAACGCTTCCTTTCAAGTCGTTGGTTACTTGGTTGAAGAGCTTCGTGATGAATCAACATATAAAGCCTTCTGTAAAGACCTTGAGGATGCCAATATCTTTATTGGGtctttgatttttgttgagGAGCTTGCCTTGAAGGTTAAGGATGCTGtggagaaagaaagggaaagacTTGATGCAGTGTTGGTGTTTCCTTCAATGCCTGAGGTAATGAGACTCAACAAGCTGGGGTCTTTCAGTATGTCACAGCTGGGACAGTCAAAGAGCCCCTTTTTCCAGCTCTTTAAGAGGAAGAAGCAGTCTGCTGGGTTTGCAGACAGTATGTTAAAGCTTGTAAGGACTTTGCCTAAGGTTTTGAAATATTTGCCTAGTGATAAGGCTCAGGATGCTAGGCTTTATATACTTAGTTTGCAGTTTTGGCTAGGAGGCTCACCGGATAATCTGCAGAATTTCTTGAAAATGATTTCTGGGTCTTATGTGCCTGCCCTGAAGGGGATCAAGATTGAGTATTCGGACCCGGTTTTATATTTGGATAGTGGGGTTTGGCATCCTTTGGCTCCTTGTATGTATGAGGATGTGAAGGAGTATTTGAATTGGTATGGTACTAGAAAGGATGCTAATGAGAAGCTTAAGGGTCCAAATGCACCAATTGTTGGTCTGATTTTGCAGCGAAGTCACATTGTTACTGGGGATGAGAGTCACTATGTGGCTGTGATTATGGAATTGGAGGCAAGAGGGGCTAAAGTGATTCCAATTTTCGCTGGTGGGCTTGACTTTTCAGGGCCTGTGGAGAGGTATTTGATTGATCCTATCACGAAGAAGCCGTTTGTGCATTCAGTGATATCACTTACTGGTTTTGCACTTGTCGGGGGGCCAGCCAGGCAGGATCATCCCAGGGCTGTTGAGGCACTGAGGAAGCTTGATGTGCCTTATCTTGTTGCATTGCCTCTGGTATTTCAGACAACTGAGGAATGGTTGAATAGTACTTTGGGGCTTCACCCAATTCAGGTAGCTTTGCAAGTTGCTCTGCCAGAGCTAGATGGAGGCATGGAGCCCATTGTTTTTGCCGGTCGGGATCCTAGAACAGGCAAATATATCTTCCTTATCAATTATTTCTATTGTTGTTAGAActtcattttattgttattgcTTTTATAGTCTGATTATAGTTAAGTCATCACCTTGGAAATACTCtcagaaaaaaaccaaaagcaagttttggtttttaaatcAAGTGTAGTATTTACTTCTGAAAACAAGTACACACTCAGACCCACTCTAGccataaattacattttattttaaatggttTTATTACGCGAGCTGAAGTAGTTTTATAGCTGCCTTGTCTTGTTTCAATTTGACTCAGTACACTCTATCTCAGATGCCCTCTTTCTTAAGGGTTAATTAACGGTGTAATGTGATTGCAGGAAAATCACATGCTCTTCACAAGAGGGTGGAGCAACTTTGTACTAGAGCAATCAGATGGGGTGAATTGAAGAGGAAATCAAAGGTATATTTTCATTTGTGCTAAATACTCTCTCCCAATAAATAGTGTTTTCCTAGATAGCTTATggtaactttattattattttcccttTTACAATATGATTTGCAAATACTAGAAAACCTAAGTCAGCTTTAAAGAGTTCCAGCCTCAGAAAAGCTTCTATGTGTAGTAGTGACTAACACAGAATTGTttgtgtttcaaaattttgaaatcaaaattacaaatgactttgGAGAAAAGTGTTGAAAATAATTATGAGGATGTTGACTTACCAATTAAGAATACTAAGAGTTATTGATGTAATGATGTTGCTCTAGACCTTTGTATCCGACTAGCTTATTTTCTAATCCATATTTGCTAATAATTTAGCTTATTCATGGGTGTATGttcaccaatatatatatatatatatatgaattggCCGTGATGCTTAGTATTTTAGAGCATGATTTGGATGTTGACAATAATGAGAAGGATTAAAATGCCTTTTATTCTGAACTTTGTCATTACCTAGAATCCAAGTAGTTTCAGTGGACATGTTGAAGATTCCTATTTCATTTACCTCATCTGTTTCACATTGTAGAAAATCCTTGACTGTTAGTTGTTTTGCTTAGAAACTGTACTTCATGATCTGTATTTGATTTGTAATTTGAAACTTCATTCCTTAAGTGATGttctgtcttttcttttctgtagAGAATGTACTTAAAGGCAAttagatttttgttttcctgagcttattttgataaatacaTGCACTGATGCAGGCAGAGAAGAAGCTAGCAATCACAGTCTTAAGTGATGttctgtcttttcttttctgtagAGAATGTACTTAAAGGCAAttagatttttgttttcctgagcttattttgataaatacaTGCACTGATGCAGGCAGAGAAGAAGCTAGCAATCACAGTCTTCAGTTTCCCTCCTGACAAAGGAAATGTGGGAACAGCAGCCTACCTTAATGTCTTTTCATCCATCTACTCAGTTCTAAAAGAACTCCACAGGGATGGTTACAATGTTGAGGGCCTACCAGAGACTTCAGAAGCCTTGATTGAAGATGTAATTCATGACAAAGAAGCTCAATTCAGCAGCCCAAATCTGAACATTGCTTACAAAATGGGCGTCCGTGAATACCAAAGCTTAACTCCCTATGCCACAGCATTGGAGGAAAACTGGGGAAAACCTCCTGGGAATCTAAACTCTGATGGAGAGAGTCTATTGGTATATGGTAAACAGTATGGTAATGTATTCATTGGGGTTCAGCCCACATTTGGCTACGAGGGTGACCCGATGCGGCTGTTGTTCTCCAAATCAGCTAGCCCACATCATGGCTTTGCAGCATATTACtcttttgttgagaaaattttcaaagctGATGCTGTTCTTCACTTTGGCACTCATGGATCACTTGAATTCATGCCTGGAAAACAGGTTGGAATGAGTGATGTCTGCTACCCTGACAGTCTGATTGGGAATATTCCCAATATCTATTACTATGCAGCTAATAACCCATCTGAAGCAACAATAGCAAAGCGCCGGAGCTATGCCAATACCATCAGCTATCTAACTCCCCCGGCAGAAAATGCTGGGCTATACAAGGGGCTTAAGCAGTTAAGTGAGCTCATCTCCTCATATCAATCCCTTAAAGACACTGGCCGTGGGCCACAAATTGTGAGCTCTATCATCAGCACGGCTAAACAATGTAATCTTGACAAGGATGTGAAATTCCCTGATGAGGGAGAGGCAATCTCAGCAAATGAAAGAGATCTTGTGGTTGGAAAGGTATATTCCAAGATCATGGAGATTGAATCCCGCCTTTTGCCTTGTGGGCTCCATGTCATTGGTGAGCCTCCATCAGCCATGGAAGCAGTTGCAACTCTGGTTAACATTGCTGCGCTAAACCGTCCTGAAGATGGAATTTCATCACTCCCAGATATACTAGCTGAGACTGTAGGAAGAGATATAGAGGAAGTCTATAGAGGGAGTGACAAAGGAATTTTGAAGGATGTAGAGCTTCTTCGGCAAATAACTGAGGCATCACGTGGAGCAATTACTTCCTTTGTTGAGAAAACAACCAATAAGAAGGGCCAAGTTGTGGATGTAGCTGATAAACTGAGTTCGATCCTTGGGTTTGGCATAAATGAACCATGGATTCAGTACTTGTCTAACACAAAATTTTACAGGGCTGATAGGGAAAAACTTAGAACATTGTTTCAGTTTTTAGGAGAGTGTTTAAAGCTGGTTGTGGCTGATAATGAGTTGGGGAGTTTGAAACAAGCATTAGAGGGAAAATATGTGCTTCCAGGGCCTGGTGGTGACCCAATTAGAAACCCAAAAGTATTGCCAACAGGAAAGAATATTCATGCACTTGATCCACAATCTATTCCCACAACAGCAGCAATGCAGAGTGCAAAAATTGTGGTGGAGAGGTTGATAGAGAGGCAGAAGGCTGACAATGGGGGAAAGTATCCTGAGACAGTAGCACTTGTATTGTGGGGAACAGATAATATTAAGACCTATGGTGAGTCCTTGGCTCAGGTCTTGTGGATGGTTGGTGTGATGCCAATTGCTGATTCATTAGGTCGAGTGAACCGGGTGGAGCCAGTAAGCCTTGAAGAGCTTGGAAGGCCTAGGATTGATGTCGTTGTTAATTGCTCTGGAGTGTTCAGAGATCTCTTTATCAATCAGGTATAAATCCTAATCATCATTCCCATTCGTGTAGATTCTAACATTAAATGATATAAGAAGGGTCATATGGAGTGCCAGGTATACCTCAATAATTGTAGAATTATAGTTTTTGTGAACTAATATGCTGTGAATCAGGATTTTTAATCTTAATTCTTACATAAGGTAAGAGATATcaatttacaattcttagtattttgattatattttctaaacAGTGCCATTTAGGTATGATTTTAAATTCTGCAGCACTGTAATTCATGTCCTAACTTGAAATCAAAACCTTGAATGAAGGGGTATCACCTATTTCTATCAAGACATTATGTTCTTCTCATTCTCTCCCCCCTCCTTTTTTGAACTGCGTTTTACCATTTCCTGGCAGTCCTGctaatgaaattttcatcaaaattctttatttt
This genomic stretch from Castanea sativa cultivar Marrone di Chiusa Pesio chromosome 9, ASM4071231v1 harbors:
- the LOC142610775 gene encoding magnesium-chelatase subunit ChlH, chloroplastic, which translates into the protein MASLVSSPFTLPTSKADHLSSLSTKHYFLHSFLPKKPHQTNPSKSSILKVKCAAIGNGLFTQTSPEVRRIVPDNKQGLPTVKIVYVVLEAQYQSSLTAAVQALNQNQRNASFQVVGYLVEELRDESTYKAFCKDLEDANIFIGSLIFVEELALKVKDAVEKERERLDAVLVFPSMPEVMRLNKLGSFSMSQLGQSKSPFFQLFKRKKQSAGFADSMLKLVRTLPKVLKYLPSDKAQDARLYILSLQFWLGGSPDNLQNFLKMISGSYVPALKGIKIEYSDPVLYLDSGVWHPLAPCMYEDVKEYLNWYGTRKDANEKLKGPNAPIVGLILQRSHIVTGDESHYVAVIMELEARGAKVIPIFAGGLDFSGPVERYLIDPITKKPFVHSVISLTGFALVGGPARQDHPRAVEALRKLDVPYLVALPLVFQTTEEWLNSTLGLHPIQVALQVALPELDGGMEPIVFAGRDPRTGKSHALHKRVEQLCTRAIRWGELKRKSKAEKKLAITVFSFPPDKGNVGTAAYLNVFSSIYSVLKELHRDGYNVEGLPETSEALIEDVIHDKEAQFSSPNLNIAYKMGVREYQSLTPYATALEENWGKPPGNLNSDGESLLVYGKQYGNVFIGVQPTFGYEGDPMRLLFSKSASPHHGFAAYYSFVEKIFKADAVLHFGTHGSLEFMPGKQVGMSDVCYPDSLIGNIPNIYYYAANNPSEATIAKRRSYANTISYLTPPAENAGLYKGLKQLSELISSYQSLKDTGRGPQIVSSIISTAKQCNLDKDVKFPDEGEAISANERDLVVGKVYSKIMEIESRLLPCGLHVIGEPPSAMEAVATLVNIAALNRPEDGISSLPDILAETVGRDIEEVYRGSDKGILKDVELLRQITEASRGAITSFVEKTTNKKGQVVDVADKLSSILGFGINEPWIQYLSNTKFYRADREKLRTLFQFLGECLKLVVADNELGSLKQALEGKYVLPGPGGDPIRNPKVLPTGKNIHALDPQSIPTTAAMQSAKIVVERLIERQKADNGGKYPETVALVLWGTDNIKTYGESLAQVLWMVGVMPIADSLGRVNRVEPVSLEELGRPRIDVVVNCSGVFRDLFINQMNLLDRAVKMVAELDEPEDQNYVRKHALEQAKTLGIGVREAATRVFSNASGSYSSNINLAVENSSWNDEKQLQDMYLSRKSFAFDSDAPGVGMTEKRKVFEMALSTADATFQNLDSSEISLTDVSHYFDSDPTNLVQNLRKDGKKPSAYVADTTTANAQVRTLSETVRLDARTKLLNPKWYEGMMASGYEGVREIEKRLTNTVGWSATSGQVDNWVYEEANSTFIQDEDMLNRLMSKNPNSFRKLVQTFLEANGRGYWETSEQNIERLRQLYSEVEDKIEGIDR